Part of the Candidatus Hydrogenedentota bacterium genome, GCGTGGCGATTGGCGGGTGCTTCTTTGGCGAGTCCATGTTTTCCCACCGGGACAATGCCTCGAAAGTGGCCATGTTTGCCCTGACCCAGGCCGCCCGGGCATGGGGCATTCCCCTGATCGATTGCCAGGTGGCGAATCCCCACCTGTTGAGCCTGGGCGCGCGGGAGATATCCCGCAAGACGTTTTGTCAGTTGTTGCGGGATGGCTTGCGTACCACCCTGACTCAGGATGCGTGGAAAACCCTGCCGCCCCTGACTTAGACTCGTCGTGGACTGAATGTATTCTTGCACTTCCAAGGAAAAGAAAATGATGCAGTACCTGTTGCGCGGAACCCTCGCCCTGAGCCTGGCCGCCACCCTCGCTTGGCCCGGTCTGTCCTTTGCCGAAGAACCGGAGCCCCTCAAGATTGGCGCGGACTTCCCGGATTTTACACTCCCCGATACGACGGGCCAGGAGCACACCCTCGGCCAGTATAAGGACAAGATCGTCGTGTTCAATTTCAGCACGCCGGAGTGTCCCTGCTCCCGGAGTGTGGATGGGGCCCTGGCCGAACTGGCGGCGGCTTTTGCGGACGAGGGCGTCGTCTTTCTGGGGGTGAACTCGAACTTCTTCATGGACCCGGAATCCCTCCGTGACTATGCGAAATCCGCCGGCGTGACCTATCCCATGCTCAAGGATGACGAAGTGGAACTGGCCGATGCCGCCGGGGCCCGGGTTACGCCGGAAGTCTTCGTGAAGGACAAGAACGGCAAGGTGGTATTCCATGGTCCGCCGGACAATCGACTGAACCCGAAGGCGACGCCGACGGAGTTTTATCTCAAGGACGCCCTGGAAGCGCTTACGATGGGCAAGCCGATTAAGAAATCGAACATCACGCCCTGGGGATGCAGCATTCGGGGGGAGAAAAGTACCGCGGCGGATTCCGAGCATGTTGAGAAGCCGTCAGGCGAGGCGGGCCAGCCCTGACCTTATCATCGTGGGGGGGCGGAATATAGATCTTGGATTGTGGCAGCGGCGCGGCGCCCTGCCGATACCAGGGAGTAGCGTAATGAACATTGCAGCACGCATTTTCGCCGTCGCGGGGCTCGCCTTGGCCGTGACGGTTACCGGGGCCTGGCTGAGTGGTGTTTCGGCGGCAAGACTGGAAGCCCCGAAGATCGGCGCGGCCTTCCCCGATTTCAAGCTGCCCGACACCACGGGCAAAGCGCATGCCCTGGGCGACTACAAGGGCAAGATTCTGGTCCTCAACTTCTCTTCCCAGGAGTGCCCCTTCTCACGCGGCGCCGATCCTTCCATCAATGAACTGGCCACCGCGTTCAGAGAGAAAGGGGTGGTTTTTCTCGGGGTGGACTCCAACAAGGATCTGGACGCGGCGGCGATCCAGAAGCATATTGAGGAGGCGAAGATCCCCTATCCCATCCTCAAGGACGAGGGCAACAAGCTGGCGGATGCGGCGGGGGCCCGGGTAACCCCGGAAATCTACGTGATCGACCAGGACGGCAAGCTGGCCTATCACGGCGCTCCGGATGACCGCGCGGGCCC contains:
- a CDS encoding redoxin domain-containing protein, producing the protein MNIAARIFAVAGLALAVTVTGAWLSGVSAARLEAPKIGAAFPDFKLPDTTGKAHALGDYKGKILVLNFSSQECPFSRGADPSINELATAFREKGVVFLGVDSNKDLDAAAIQKHIEEAKIPYPILKDEGNKLADAAGARVTPEIYVIDQDGKLAYHGAPDDRAGPTSTPTAFYLKDALDALTAGKAVEKPTVKAWGCGIKRAG
- a CDS encoding redoxin domain-containing protein — its product is MMQYLLRGTLALSLAATLAWPGLSFAEEPEPLKIGADFPDFTLPDTTGQEHTLGQYKDKIVVFNFSTPECPCSRSVDGALAELAAAFADEGVVFLGVNSNFFMDPESLRDYAKSAGVTYPMLKDDEVELADAAGARVTPEVFVKDKNGKVVFHGPPDNRLNPKATPTEFYLKDALEALTMGKPIKKSNITPWGCSIRGEKSTAADSEHVEKPSGEAGQP